The following DNA comes from Deltaproteobacteria bacterium.
CTCGGCGCTCTCGCGTTCGTTCTGCTCGATAAAGCGCGATGCTTTAGTCTTCGCCCGCAGCATTTTTTTCACCAGGTCGGGACGTTCTTGCAAAAACTTGGCGTTGACCGCCAGGCCGTTCTGCACGCTGGCGTATTTGTCGATGGCGGTATCGAGGATATGCATTTTGAATTTATCGCGCCCAAGAAAAACCCAGGGCGGACTCACCGCCGCCACTTGGACCGTGTTGGTGACTAGCGACTGCAAATGACGCGCCTCATCGCCGCCGGCGATGGTCGTGATGTCCTTGTCCGGATCGAGACCGCCGGCAACGAGCATCTTGCGCGCCGCCGTGTGTTGGCTGCCACCGATGGTCGCCGTCGCCAAGAGTTTGCCCTTCAAATCTTTCACCGTTCGATATTCCGGCCGCACCACCAACCAAAAAATCGGCCGGCGCAAACTCACCGAGACAACTTTGAGCGGCACGCCGCGATGAATCGCGCGAATCGCGCTGCCGATGGAGCCGAGCCCGTGCAAATCGCCGGTCGTGCCGGCGGTCACCGCCATGTTCGCCGACATCTGCACCAGCAACGGCTCCAAACCTTCCTCGCGAAAAAACTGCTTCTCCTTGGCGATCAGCCAGTCCACCGTCGGCATGCCGCTGCTCGAATAGCTGAGGGTGACTCTCTGCAGTGGCAGTTGCGCTGAGCATTCTTCGTCTCCCAGCGCGAACGTCGATGCGATGATTACCACCAGCAATACTAGTCTCATGATTTGTTCCTTCATCTATGACGGTGACGGTCTTCGCTTACCGTAGCGGGCGGGTCGTTCACGCGCAAGAAAACCGATTTTTCGCTTCGTCGGTTCCGGTGGCGTCATTAGCTGGCGAATCGTACGGAAAACGAATTTGAACTGTGAGTCATACTTTCCCTCAAGCTCATCGATGCGGCGAGCCAAGTTTTTATGCGATGCGATCGTTTGCCGAAGTTTGATGAAAGCCCGAACGATCTGAATGCTCACGCTGACCGCCGTTGAACTATTTAGAACATTGGCCAACATAACGGCTCCGTGCTCGGTGAAAGCAAAGGGTCGAGTCCGTGAGAATTTAAGCTGTTGGAGGTGGTCACAAACTGTGACCACCTCGGCTTTCTCAACAGCGGTCAATTGAAACATAAAGTCCTTGGGAAACCGCGCGAGGTTACGCTTCACCGCCTGATTTAAAGCTTTGGTTGGCACGTTGAAAAGCGTGGCGAGATCCGCATCCAGCATCACTCTTTGTCCGCGAACTACCAAGATGGATCGGTTGATTCGCTCATAAGGGACGACCGAGGGGTTGTTTGCCATATCGCAGGCGATCTTACGCAAAGCCATGGTGAAAGAGCAAGTGGAATGGGCCACTGGTCTGTCCAGGGAATCGACTCAACCAGTCTATCTCTTGAGCCCGCATCGATCTCGTTATATGACTGGCCAGACTGAATTTCTCTGCGTGCAGAGCCTGGTTAGAAATCAGTTCAACCAACATTTCAACGGAGGAATTTTAAGCATGGCTGCTGAGGCCCAATACGCGGCGCTGCCGGTGAGCATTACGGTCAATGGCGTCAAGCATGATGCCCTGGTCGAACCGCGCACGCTGCTGGTTTATTTTTTACGCGAGCAATTAAACTTAACCGGCACCCACGTCGGCTGCGACACCAGCCAGTGCGGCGCCTGCACCGTGCACCTGAACGGCCGCGCGGTGAAATCCTGCACCGTGCTCGCCGTGCAAGCCAACGGCGCCGAAATCAAAACCATCGAAGGCTTGGCCGACGGCGACAACTTTCACCCAGTGCAAGAAGGTTTTCGCGAAAAGCATGGCTTGCAATGCGGCTACTGCACGCCCGGCATGATCATGACCGCGGTGCATTTGCTGGAGACTAATTCGAATCCGACCGACGACGAAATCAAGCACGCCCTGGAAGGTAATCTGTGCCGCTGCACCGGCTACGTCAACATTGTCGAGTCGATCAAGTGGGCCGCGGAGAAAATGGGAGGCAAAAATGTTTCCCGCTAACTTCGGTTACGTCGCGGCGCGCTCGATTGAAGAAGCGTTGCAGCTCCTGTCGCAACACGGCGAAGACGGCAAACTCTTGGCCGGCGGCCATAGCTTGATTCCAGCGATGAAGCTGCGCTTGCAAGCGCAGCAAACCTTGATCGATCTCGCCACCGTGCCGGGCCTACGCGGCGTGCGCGTTGACGGTAACGATCTCGTAATCGGCGCCCTCACCGTACACACCGACGTCGCAGCAGCCGAACTCGTGCGTAAACATGTTCCTGGCCTTGCCGAAGCCGCTTCGGTGATCGGCGATGTCCAGGTGCGCAACCGCGGCACCATCGGCGGCAGCGTCGCCCATGCCGATCCGGCGGCGGATTTGCCGGTCGTGCTAACCGCGCTCAACGCCAGTTTCGTCGCCCAGTCCGCGTCGGGCAAACGAACGATTAGCGTCGACGATTTTTTCACTGACTTTTACACCACGGCGTTAAACGCCAATGAAATTCTCACTGAAATCCGCGTGCCGATCCCAGCTGCTGGGACAGGAACAGCGTACGCCAAACTGCCGCACCCGGCCTCCGGTTATGTGGTCGTTAGCGCCGCAGCGCTGATCACCCGCCAGGCATCCGGCACCTGCGCGGCATCGAGAATCGCCATCGGCGGTCTAGGCAGCGGTCCGCTGCGCGCCGTCGCCAGCGAATTGGCGCTGCAAGGCAAACCGCTGACGACTCAGATAATCGCCAGCGCGGCCGCTCAAGCGGCCGAGGAATCCGACCCCATGGACGACAGCTACGCCAGCGCCGACTACAAGCGCCATGTCGCGACGATTTACGCGCGCAAGGCGATAGAGACCGCGCTGGAACGCGCGGCAAGATAGAGTTCGAATTCTTGTTCCCTCTCCCCTTGCGGGAGAGGGCTAGGGTGAGGGGACGAACAATAGACGCCCTCACCTCAATCCTCTCCCAGAGGGAGAGGAAGTAAGGGGGAGAAATTAAATGAGCACCGAACACGAAACCACCGGCCTCATCGGCGCATCGCCCAAGCGCGTCGAAGATCCGCCGCTGATCACCGGCCGAGGCTGCTACACCGACGATATCCAATTGCCGGGCATGCTCTATCTAGCATTTCAGCGCAGCCCCTACCCGCACGCGAAAATTATTGCCATCGACGTCAGCAAAGCCAAATCGATGGCGGGCGTCGAACTAGTCATCACCGGCAACGATCTTGGCGACAAGCTGAACCTCGCGCCTTCGCAGGTGCTGCCGAATATGATAATTCCGGCCCATCCCGTGCTCGCGCGCGGCGCGGTGCATTGTGTCGGCGTCCCAGTCGCGGCAGTCGTCGCGAAAACTCGCGCGCAAGCCGAAGACGCTGCTCACTCGATCGCAGTCGAATATGAAGCTCTGCCGGGAGTGTCGAATGCCGAGGACGCGCTCAAGCCCGGCGCGCCGCTGGCGCATCAAGATCTCGACAACAACGTTTGTTACGCCATGACCAAGAACGGCGGCGACGTCGACAAAGCTTTCGCCGGCGCCGATCATGTTTTCACCATGCACATCACGAGCCCGCGCCAAGTGGCGTTGGCCATGGAGCCGCGCGGCATCGCCGTCAATCCCGGTCCCTTCGGCAAAAATTTAACCGTATGGCTTTCCACTCAAGGACCGCATCGCGCCCGCGCCGAGATCGCCGGCGTGTTGGGTTTTCCTGAACATAAGATTCATTTGATCGCGCCCGATGTCGGCGGCGGCTTCGGCAGCAAAGGCCCGGTCTACCGCGAAGACATCGTCGCCTGTCATGTCGCGCTCCAGTTGCGTAAGCCGGTCAAATGGATCGCCACCCGCAGCGAAGATTTTTTGACGACGATCCAAGGCCGCGATCAAGCGATGACTTCGGAAATGGCGTTGCGCAAAGACGGCAAGATCCTCGGCTTGAAAGTAAAAGTCGTCGCCAACCTCGGCGCCTATCTTCACTCCAGCACCGCCGGCCCGCCCCAGCGCATGATGGGCATGGCCTGCGGCAGCTATCAGATCAAAGACTGCCGCGTCGAGATCGTCAGCGTCTTTACCAACACTTGCCCCACCGGCCCCTATCGCGGCGCCGGCCGGCCCGAGTCGGTGTTGAACATAGAGCGGCTACTCGACAAAGCCGCCGCCGTCCTCGGCATGGACCGCTTGGAGATTCGCCGGAAAAATTTCATTCAGCCCGATCAGTTCCCCTACACCACCGGCACCGGCGTCGAATACGATTCCGGCGATTACGAAAAACCGCTGCTCGAAGCGCTGAAACTTTCCAACTACGAACAGCTGCTGCGTCAGCGCGACGAGCGGCGCAAAAAAGGTGAGCTGGTCGGCGTTGGCTTTTCAACTTTCGTCGAACCGAGCGGCGGCGCGGGATTTGAAAGCGGCACTGTGCGCGTCGAACGCACCGGCGAGATCACCGTGCTCACCGGCTCCAGTTCTCATGGCCAAGGCCACGAAACTTCCTGGGCGCAGATCGCCGCCGGGTTGATGCAGACCAGCATGGATCACGTGACTGTGTTACACGGTGACACGCACGTGAGCCAACAGGGCACCGGCACTTTCGGCAGCCGCAGTGCGGTGGTCGGCGGCGGCGCACTGGCGGCAGCCGCGCAGCGCGTCATCGACAAAGGC
Coding sequences within:
- a CDS encoding xanthine dehydrogenase family protein subunit M; this translates as MFPANFGYVAARSIEEALQLLSQHGEDGKLLAGGHSLIPAMKLRLQAQQTLIDLATVPGLRGVRVDGNDLVIGALTVHTDVAAAELVRKHVPGLAEAASVIGDVQVRNRGTIGGSVAHADPAADLPVVLTALNASFVAQSASGKRTISVDDFFTDFYTTALNANEILTEIRVPIPAAGTGTAYAKLPHPASGYVVVSAAALITRQASGTCAASRIAIGGLGSGPLRAVASELALQGKPLTTQIIASAAAQAAEESDPMDDSYASADYKRHVATIYARKAIETALERAAR
- a CDS encoding (2Fe-2S)-binding protein, whose product is MAAEAQYAALPVSITVNGVKHDALVEPRTLLVYFLREQLNLTGTHVGCDTSQCGACTVHLNGRAVKSCTVLAVQANGAEIKTIEGLADGDNFHPVQEGFREKHGLQCGYCTPGMIMTAVHLLETNSNPTDDEIKHALEGNLCRCTGYVNIVESIKWAAEKMGGKNVSR
- a CDS encoding ORF6N domain-containing protein; amino-acid sequence: MANNPSVVPYERINRSILVVRGQRVMLDADLATLFNVPTKALNQAVKRNLARFPKDFMFQLTAVEKAEVVTVCDHLQQLKFSRTRPFAFTEHGAVMLANVLNSSTAVSVSIQIVRAFIKLRQTIASHKNLARRIDELEGKYDSQFKFVFRTIRQLMTPPEPTKRKIGFLARERPARYGKRRPSPS
- a CDS encoding xanthine dehydrogenase family protein molybdopterin-binding subunit, whose product is MSTEHETTGLIGASPKRVEDPPLITGRGCYTDDIQLPGMLYLAFQRSPYPHAKIIAIDVSKAKSMAGVELVITGNDLGDKLNLAPSQVLPNMIIPAHPVLARGAVHCVGVPVAAVVAKTRAQAEDAAHSIAVEYEALPGVSNAEDALKPGAPLAHQDLDNNVCYAMTKNGGDVDKAFAGADHVFTMHITSPRQVALAMEPRGIAVNPGPFGKNLTVWLSTQGPHRARAEIAGVLGFPEHKIHLIAPDVGGGFGSKGPVYREDIVACHVALQLRKPVKWIATRSEDFLTTIQGRDQAMTSEMALRKDGKILGLKVKVVANLGAYLHSSTAGPPQRMMGMACGSYQIKDCRVEIVSVFTNTCPTGPYRGAGRPESVLNIERLLDKAAAVLGMDRLEIRRKNFIQPDQFPYTTGTGVEYDSGDYEKPLLEALKLSNYEQLLRQRDERRKKGELVGVGFSTFVEPSGGAGFESGTVRVERTGEITVLTGSSSHGQGHETSWAQIAAGLMQTSMDHVTVLHGDTHVSQQGTGTFGSRSAVVGGGALAAAAQRVIDKGRRIAAHLVEASPEDIVQADGGFAVKGVPDKKIGWRQIAGAAYGGRIPQGMEIGLQETSFFDPQREAWGFGTHIALVSIDRDTGKMTIEKLIMVDDCGVVINPMIVEGQIHGGVAQGLGEAMREQMLYSDDGQVQTDTFMNYAIMRAGDMPPMTLGETVTPNPFNPLGVKGVGECGTNGAPPSVANALMDALAPLGIEHVDMPYTAPKLWGLISKAGKN
- a CDS encoding ABC transporter substrate-binding protein, whose product is MKEQIMRLVLLVVIIASTFALGDEECSAQLPLQRVTLSYSSSGMPTVDWLIAKEKQFFREEGLEPLLVQMSANMAVTAGTTGDLHGLGSIGSAIRAIHRGVPLKVVSVSLRRPIFWLVVRPEYRTVKDLKGKLLATATIGGSQHTAARKMLVAGGLDPDKDITTIAGGDEARHLQSLVTNTVQVAAVSPPWVFLGRDKFKMHILDTAIDKYASVQNGLAVNAKFLQERPDLVKKMLRAKTKASRFIEQNERESAEMLAKIWNSDLAIALESLRATKAAFTTNGIPTDDEIKEHLALDAQILKLPEPMVPSKVFDFALQREVNKELGIR